From the genome of Anaerolineae bacterium, one region includes:
- the nusA gene encoding transcription termination factor NusA — MLITEIKRVVDQVSRDKGIERKVLIKALEEALRSAAKKKFGSKVDIEVQYNEETGEIEVFQFKEVVEEVTEPDLQVSMAEGRNLDPECAVGDSLGTKMDTSTFGRIAAQSAKQVIIQKMKDAENDAIYASYIDRKGEIINGIVQRIDRGNIIVNLGHTEGILPAREQVPKETYRRGDRIRAHIIDVLRDTRGPQIVLSRTHPNFLVNLFKTEVPEINEGIVKVMGTAREPGVRAKFAVVSNDSDIDPVGACVGMKGSRVQNVVQELRGEKIDIISWHIDPAKFVCNALAPAEISRVIIDEENRSMEVIVPDEFLSIAIGKNGQNVRLASKLTKWHLDVISEARYSKAMQNGYDSLVALTGVSISMADTLYEKGYFSAEELSKAAPEDLIQTREIDTTKKAEKLIKTAKDYLANIKEIKATSEEELSDDSHEPANRNGSEPLSLSDDQKDSGEEADKEENVLKKD; from the coding sequence ATGCTTATAACAGAAATTAAGCGTGTAGTTGATCAGGTTAGCCGAGATAAGGGTATTGAGCGCAAAGTTCTTATTAAGGCTCTTGAAGAGGCATTAAGATCGGCTGCTAAAAAAAAGTTTGGAAGCAAAGTCGATATTGAAGTGCAATATAACGAAGAAACCGGTGAGATAGAGGTGTTCCAGTTTAAAGAGGTCGTGGAGGAGGTAACCGAACCTGATCTTCAAGTCAGCATGGCAGAAGGACGCAATCTGGATCCGGAATGTGCTGTTGGAGACAGCCTTGGCACAAAAATGGATACCTCAACCTTTGGCAGGATAGCTGCGCAGTCAGCCAAACAGGTTATTATTCAGAAGATGAAGGATGCGGAAAATGATGCGATTTACGCCAGCTACATCGACCGGAAAGGTGAAATAATAAATGGAATTGTCCAGCGCATCGACCGCGGTAATATCATTGTTAATCTTGGTCATACCGAAGGTATTCTTCCAGCCAGAGAGCAGGTTCCAAAAGAGACATATCGACGTGGAGATCGAATTAGAGCGCATATAATTGATGTGTTGCGTGACACTCGCGGGCCGCAGATAGTTCTTTCCAGAACACACCCTAATTTTCTTGTTAATCTTTTTAAAACAGAAGTTCCTGAAATTAATGAAGGGATTGTTAAGGTCATGGGCACGGCTCGTGAACCAGGAGTCAGGGCAAAATTTGCGGTAGTATCAAATGATTCTGATATAGATCCGGTCGGAGCATGTGTTGGAATGAAAGGAAGCCGTGTGCAGAATGTTGTTCAGGAGCTCAGAGGTGAGAAGATAGACATTATATCCTGGCATATTGATCCTGCAAAATTTGTGTGCAATGCTCTGGCGCCTGCTGAAATATCCAGGGTAATTATTGATGAAGAGAATCGTTCAATGGAAGTAATAGTCCCTGACGAATTCCTGTCAATAGCTATTGGGAAAAATGGCCAGAACGTGAGGCTTGCTTCAAAATTGACCAAATGGCACCTTGATGTCATAAGTGAGGCGCGTTATAGCAAGGCCATGCAAAACGGTTACGATTCTTTAGTGGCATTGACCGGAGTAAGCATAAGCATGGCGGACACACTGTATGAAAAGGGCTATTTTTCTGCTGAAGAATTAAGCAAAGCTGCTCCGGAAGATTTGATTCAGACCAGAGAGATTGATACAACAAAAAAAGCCGAAAAACTAATCAAAACCGCAAAGGATTATTTGGCAAATATAAAAGAAATTAAGGCAACATCTGAAGAAGAATTATCTGACGATTCGCATGAGCCGGCCAACCGAAACGGATCAGAGCCTTTATCATTATCAGATGATCAAAAAGATTCCGGAGAAGAAGCGGACAAAGAAGAAAATGTATTGAAAAAGGATTAA
- the infB gene encoding translation initiation factor IF-2: protein MAKIRVYEFAKTLNIENKMLLEKLRDMGVSVKSHMSALNEETMARVRAELFGPKPQEIEITRVKPTVIRRRATPVKAKVVDAEAVPLEDVTLLEKKVEEKPVEKKVAEKAVAKKKKDLPKIIEEPKQAVESVEPQKKEKVAAGLKPAKVLKPKKGLKKEVPAKIIKMPITPEKRVKIEPKPEPELKPEKKPAEITEVPVKKHKKKVEKKKPEEAVEDRKFLKKKISFRKKEIVEGKDLYAKGYPGRKGRKGAKGRIAAYGQKPLITTPKAIKRRIKIDDAIVVSDLAKRMGVKAGEIIKKLMSLGVMATLNHAIDFDTAAIVAEEFNYEVEQATSVEKFILKTEKDDPDKLIVRPPVVTVMGHVDHGKTSLLDVIRKSHVTDTEAGGITQHIGAYCVSTDKGQIVFLDTPGHEAFSAMRARGAKVTDIVILVVAADDGVMPQTIEAVNHAKVAKVPIIVAVNKIDKPGADPERVKRELSDLGLVPEDWGGDVFFINVSAKENIGINDLLDMILFQAELLELKANPDKLSNGHVVESKIDPGRGAVATVLVQEGTLRVGDTLVCGIHYGKVRAILNDRGYMIKSAGPSMPVEVVGLSGVPDAGDDFIALSDDKKAKQVSLHRIQEQRSRELAKTGRLSLSLEKLYESMQEGETKELNLIIKTDVQGSIEALADSLTKLSNDEVKINVIHSATGTISESDISLAAVSKAIIIGFNVRSNPKVQAYANEENVDIRYHKIIYNVIKEIKDAILGMMSSAFEERILGRAEIREVFHIPKIGKVGGCYVTDGKVERGRSARVLRDGVICYDGKISSLHRFKDDAKEVQSGYECGIGIEKYNDIKVGDIIECYYLEEIKPKMEE, encoded by the coding sequence ATGGCAAAAATCAGAGTATATGAGTTTGCCAAGACTCTTAACATAGAAAACAAGATGCTCCTTGAAAAGTTAAGGGATATGGGCGTTTCTGTAAAGAGCCATATGAGTGCTCTGAATGAAGAGACAATGGCCAGAGTCAGGGCCGAGCTTTTCGGCCCAAAGCCTCAGGAGATTGAGATTACGCGCGTTAAACCAACCGTTATTCGAAGACGCGCAACACCTGTTAAGGCAAAAGTGGTGGATGCTGAAGCAGTGCCTTTGGAAGATGTAACTCTTCTTGAAAAGAAGGTTGAAGAAAAACCGGTTGAGAAAAAGGTTGCTGAAAAAGCGGTCGCTAAAAAGAAGAAAGATCTTCCCAAAATAATCGAAGAGCCTAAGCAAGCTGTTGAATCTGTTGAGCCGCAAAAAAAGGAGAAGGTCGCTGCTGGATTAAAACCCGCAAAGGTCCTGAAACCTAAAAAAGGGCTAAAGAAAGAGGTCCCTGCGAAGATCATAAAGATGCCGATAACTCCCGAGAAAAGGGTTAAGATTGAGCCAAAACCCGAGCCTGAGTTAAAACCTGAAAAAAAACCGGCTGAGATAACCGAAGTCCCTGTTAAAAAACACAAGAAAAAGGTCGAAAAAAAGAAGCCGGAAGAAGCTGTTGAGGACAGAAAGTTTTTAAAAAAGAAAATCTCTTTTCGAAAAAAAGAGATCGTGGAAGGCAAAGACCTTTATGCCAAGGGATATCCCGGCAGAAAAGGCCGCAAGGGGGCTAAGGGAAGAATAGCAGCTTATGGCCAAAAGCCATTGATTACCACGCCTAAAGCCATTAAACGGAGGATTAAAATTGACGATGCTATTGTTGTATCGGATTTGGCTAAGCGCATGGGAGTTAAAGCAGGTGAAATAATAAAAAAACTTATGTCATTAGGCGTTATGGCAACCCTTAACCATGCAATAGACTTTGATACAGCGGCTATTGTTGCCGAAGAATTTAATTATGAAGTCGAACAAGCCACTTCTGTAGAAAAATTTATTTTAAAAACCGAAAAGGATGATCCTGACAAGCTGATTGTCAGGCCGCCTGTTGTTACTGTTATGGGGCATGTGGATCATGGTAAAACATCTCTCCTCGATGTGATACGTAAAAGCCATGTAACCGATACCGAAGCCGGTGGTATTACGCAACACATAGGCGCATATTGTGTTTCTACAGATAAAGGGCAAATCGTCTTTTTAGACACTCCAGGGCATGAAGCTTTTAGTGCAATGCGTGCACGCGGGGCCAAAGTTACAGATATTGTAATTCTTGTTGTTGCTGCCGACGACGGTGTTATGCCACAGACGATCGAGGCTGTTAATCACGCAAAGGTCGCAAAAGTGCCGATAATTGTAGCTGTTAACAAGATCGACAAACCAGGTGCGGATCCTGAACGCGTTAAACGTGAACTATCCGACCTGGGACTTGTGCCAGAGGATTGGGGAGGAGATGTTTTCTTTATTAATGTTTCCGCCAAGGAGAATATCGGCATAAACGATCTGCTTGATATGATACTCTTTCAGGCGGAATTATTGGAGCTAAAGGCCAATCCTGACAAGCTGTCAAATGGTCATGTGGTTGAATCAAAAATTGATCCTGGCAGAGGGGCTGTTGCCACAGTGCTTGTGCAGGAAGGCACTCTTCGTGTGGGTGATACGTTAGTTTGTGGAATACACTATGGAAAGGTTCGAGCCATATTGAACGACAGGGGGTATATGATTAAATCCGCGGGGCCATCAATGCCTGTGGAGGTAGTCGGCCTTTCTGGTGTGCCTGATGCCGGAGACGATTTTATTGCTCTTTCCGATGATAAAAAAGCAAAGCAGGTCAGCCTGCATCGTATTCAGGAGCAGCGATCCAGAGAACTGGCAAAAACAGGCAGATTAAGCCTGAGCCTTGAAAAACTTTATGAGAGCATGCAGGAAGGCGAAACTAAGGAGTTGAATCTTATAATAAAGACAGATGTGCAAGGCTCTATCGAGGCGCTTGCGGATTCTCTCACAAAACTTTCCAATGATGAAGTTAAAATAAATGTCATCCATTCAGCTACCGGAACTATAAGCGAATCGGATATTTCTCTGGCAGCGGTATCAAAAGCGATAATTATCGGCTTTAATGTACGCTCAAACCCAAAGGTTCAGGCGTATGCAAATGAGGAAAATGTCGATATACGTTATCATAAGATTATCTATAATGTTATCAAGGAGATAAAGGATGCTATCCTTGGCATGATGTCTTCTGCTTTTGAAGAACGGATTTTGGGCAGAGCCGAAATTCGCGAAGTTTTTCATATCCCCAAAATCGGCAAGGTCGGCGGTTGTTATGTGACCGATGGGAAGGTTGAGCGAGGAAGATCCGCGCGTGTTCTTAGAGACGGCGTCATCTGTTATGACGGCAAGATTTCTTCACTGCACCGTTTTAAAGACGATGCCAAGGAGGTCCAGAGCGGCTATGAATGCGGAATCGGCATTGAAAAATACAACGATATTAAGGTCGGCGATATAATTGAATGCTACTACCTGGAAGAGATTAAACCTAAGATGGAAGAATAA
- a CDS encoding DUF503 domain-containing protein: MVVGSGIIVFRLHDCRSLKGKRTIVKSIISRLRNNFNASVAEVGSNDIHQRAEIGFVLVGNNKAVINSKIDKIFNMADELGLAEIIDSKMEIVNL; this comes from the coding sequence ATGGTTGTCGGTTCAGGGATTATTGTATTCAGGCTGCATGACTGTCGTTCTTTAAAAGGCAAAAGAACGATTGTCAAATCGATTATCAGCCGGTTGCGAAACAATTTTAATGCTTCGGTTGCCGAGGTTGGCTCAAATGATATCCATCAAAGAGCTGAAATAGGTTTTGTTCTGGTCGGCAACAACAAGGCAGTGATTAATTCTAAGATTGACAAAATATTCAACATGGCAGACGAGTTGGGGCTGGCCGAGATAATTGATAGCAAAATGGAGATTGTCAATTTATGA
- the rbfA gene encoding 30S ribosome-binding factor RbfA: MKCFSRSDRVSGQIQKNLSELLKKSIKDPRLEMVTITSVKMSQDLRIARVYFVSSGDKTSRKQAVQGFKSALGYVKRILAAKLGLRYMPDLHFFYDESFDYGSHIDHMLKLIKTDD, translated from the coding sequence ATGAAATGCTTTTCACGATCCGATAGAGTAAGCGGCCAGATACAAAAAAATCTGTCGGAACTGCTGAAAAAAAGCATTAAAGATCCTCGCCTTGAGATGGTTACGATTACCAGTGTAAAGATGTCTCAAGACTTAAGGATTGCCCGTGTATACTTTGTTTCTTCAGGAGATAAAACAAGCAGAAAACAGGCAGTCCAAGGTTTTAAGAGCGCTCTTGGATATGTAAAACGGATTCTTGCCGCTAAACTGGGCTTGCGTTACATGCCTGATCTGCATTTTTTTTATGATGAATCTTTTGATTATGGATCGCACATAGACCATATGTTAAAATTAATAAAAACTGATGATTAA
- a CDS encoding bifunctional oligoribonuclease/PAP phosphatase NrnA, protein MINQIIQHLKNSNNIFLCSHINPDGDAIASMIAMGLSLALWQKKITLYNESPIPAVYSFLPSVKRIVRHIDRQTIYDTAIVLDCGDLHRVGKAASFVSRIPVLINIDHHLSNNSFGDFQLIDFSACASVEIIYRLLGEMGLPISKDIATLIYTGILTDTGSFRFSNTNKSAFTICREMINIGVDPYYIARNIYETLSPGYIKLLHKALGSIEISKNGKLSMITLTKEMLDKTGARPEEVNGLIDYAKAIKNVKIAVLIHGISDTREEAHGRFRVSLRSDGTVDVAAFASSFGGGGHYSASGFAIESSIIDLKNLIFNFAEKI, encoded by the coding sequence ATGATTAATCAGATAATACAACACTTGAAAAACAGTAATAATATTTTTCTTTGTTCCCATATTAATCCGGATGGAGATGCGATAGCCTCTATGATTGCCATGGGGCTTTCACTTGCTTTATGGCAAAAAAAAATAACCCTTTATAACGAAAGCCCAATTCCTGCTGTTTATAGTTTTTTGCCTTCAGTCAAACGTATTGTGCGGCACATTGACAGACAAACCATATATGATACCGCAATTGTTCTTGATTGTGGCGATTTGCATCGTGTGGGGAAGGCAGCTTCATTTGTAAGCCGTATTCCGGTCCTCATCAATATTGACCATCACCTTTCCAATAACAGCTTTGGCGATTTTCAGTTAATAGATTTTTCTGCATGCGCCAGCGTTGAAATCATATATCGTCTTTTAGGGGAAATGGGGTTGCCAATCAGCAAGGATATTGCTACCCTGATATATACTGGGATTTTAACCGATACAGGTTCGTTCCGTTTTTCAAATACGAACAAATCTGCTTTTACAATTTGCAGGGAAATGATAAATATTGGTGTTGATCCCTATTATATTGCCAGGAATATATATGAAACTTTATCTCCGGGTTACATTAAACTTTTACATAAGGCGCTTGGCTCTATAGAGATATCAAAAAACGGTAAACTATCAATGATAACGCTTACGAAGGAGATGTTAGATAAAACCGGAGCTCGGCCTGAAGAGGTAAACGGTCTGATAGATTACGCAAAGGCTATAAAAAATGTTAAGATAGCGGTTCTTATTCACGGTATATCTGACACGAGAGAAGAAGCGCATGGCCGATTTCGTGTCAGTCTCCGTTCCGATGGAACCGTTGATGTCGCTGCATTTGCCTCATCTTTTGGCGGTGGTGGGCATTACAGTGCGTCAGGATTTGCTATTGAATCTTCAATTATTGATTTAAAAAACCTGATTTTTAATTTTGCCGAAAAAATTTGA
- the truB gene encoding tRNA pseudouridine(55) synthase TruB, protein MQHRLNGILVVDKSPDMTSAKVVAHVKKLLGAEKVGHAGTLDPFATGVLVCCLNDATKLCRFLLHDKKKYVAVIHLGVETDTQDFTGNIISTSDKTTFTDKKLRLTFKQFEGAIKQWPPVYSALKHKGVPLYKLARRGKPVQKEARSVFLSYIKILEISLPLIRFEVSCSAGTYIRTLCADIGAALGCGGCLEELRRIESSGFTISQALTLPEMEDLHLSHKLSDRLISMSDVLQYMPRHIADNLLTDKLKHGSIITRQDIILQQTDIYEDFIKIMDTDDNLIAILNLEKDSDKYHYCCVFPK, encoded by the coding sequence ATGCAGCATCGATTAAACGGGATTTTAGTTGTAGATAAATCGCCAGATATGACTTCCGCCAAAGTTGTAGCCCATGTTAAAAAACTGCTTGGTGCAGAAAAAGTCGGACATGCCGGCACCCTTGATCCGTTTGCAACAGGTGTATTGGTCTGCTGCCTCAATGATGCTACAAAGCTTTGCAGGTTTTTATTGCACGACAAAAAAAAATATGTGGCGGTTATTCATCTTGGGGTTGAAACAGATACGCAGGATTTTACAGGAAATATAATTTCAACATCCGATAAAACGACATTTACGGATAAGAAGTTACGTCTAACATTTAAGCAATTTGAAGGGGCTATCAAACAATGGCCTCCGGTTTATTCGGCGTTAAAACATAAAGGGGTTCCATTATACAAGCTTGCGCGAAGAGGCAAGCCTGTTCAGAAAGAGGCAAGGAGTGTTTTTCTTTCATATATTAAAATACTTGAGATAAGTTTACCTTTGATACGTTTTGAGGTGTCCTGCTCTGCGGGAACATATATCAGGACGCTATGCGCAGATATTGGGGCGGCTCTTGGATGCGGAGGGTGCCTTGAAGAGCTAAGAAGGATTGAAAGCAGTGGATTTACAATCAGCCAGGCTTTAACACTGCCGGAAATGGAGGATCTTCATTTATCGCATAAGCTTTCAGATCGGTTAATAAGTATGTCAGACGTGTTGCAATATATGCCCAGGCATATCGCCGATAATCTTTTGACTGATAAGTTAAAACATGGCAGCATAATTACCAGGCAGGATATTATTTTACAACAAACGGATATTTATGAAGATTTCATCAAGATTATGGACACTGATGATAATCTTATAGCAATATTAAATCTGGAAAAAGATAGCGACAAATATCATTATTGCTGTGTTTTCCCAAAATAA
- the rpsO gene encoding 30S ribosomal protein S15, whose translation MVQTSEIKKDLINQYKLHETDTGSPEVQIGLLTHRIVYLTEHLKVHKKDHHSRRGLLVLVGRRRRLLNYVKNNDVKRYRLIIQNMGLRR comes from the coding sequence GTGGTTCAGACATCGGAAATTAAAAAAGATCTTATTAATCAATATAAATTGCATGAAACCGATACAGGTTCACCCGAGGTTCAGATCGGGCTTCTGACACATCGTATCGTATATCTTACTGAACACTTGAAGGTTCACAAAAAGGATCATCATTCCAGAAGAGGTTTGCTGGTTTTGGTTGGAAGGCGACGCAGACTTTTAAATTACGTTAAAAACAATGATGTGAAGCGATATCGCTTGATCATTCAAAACATGGGGCTGAGAAGATAA
- the pnp gene encoding polyribonucleotide nucleotidyltransferase translates to MENIYKAEVGGRTLSISSGKIAKQASGSVVVQYGETIVMVSVVSSREEREVAFLPLSVEYQEKIYAAGRIPGNYFRRELGRPSEKETLTARLIDRPIRPLFPKGYCSETQIIALVLSMDQENDPDILAMIGASAALEISDIPFAGPIASVRVGRIDGKLLINPSISEYELCDINIIVAGSETGIVMVEGGGNVVNEADMLEAIFYGHEALKPIVDMQKKLKSSNGVQKRLFVLPEKDKDLVNKIVPEASSQLLDILMIPGKQDRNKSLSVFKSDSFAKLGDDFTERKDEVYEIYNDLIKSIMRDLILKEGRRIDNRRFDEIRSVSCEVGVLPRPHGSALFTRGETQVLGVLTLGSGRDEQRVETLSGEESRPFMLHYNFPPYSVGEAKRFMGPSRRDIGHGGLSTRAIEKVLPPKEEFDYTIRIVSEVMESNGSSSMGTVCAGILALMDGGVPIKAPVAGIAMGLVKDGDNVVILSDILGDEDHAGDMDFKVAGTSEGITALQMDIKIHELSKNILEKALEQARLGRLFILDRMLEALEKPRDNTSPYAPRIITININPDKIRDLIGPGGKMIRAIQSETNTQVEVDDTGLVKIAAFSREESDAALQAIKAITMEPEVGAIYEGKVVKIMDFGAFVQIMPGCDGLVHISQLATQRVAKVSDIVKEGDIIKVKVLEVSNDGKIRLSRKAVLEEEQV, encoded by the coding sequence ATGGAAAATATATATAAAGCCGAAGTAGGGGGAAGAACCCTAAGCATAAGTTCGGGCAAAATTGCAAAACAGGCTTCAGGTTCGGTTGTAGTCCAATACGGAGAAACCATTGTGATGGTTTCTGTTGTATCATCCAGAGAGGAACGGGAGGTAGCTTTTTTGCCTCTTTCAGTAGAATATCAGGAAAAGATATATGCAGCAGGCCGGATACCCGGTAATTATTTCAGGCGTGAACTCGGACGCCCAAGTGAAAAAGAGACATTAACAGCCCGGCTGATCGACCGCCCCATCAGGCCTCTTTTCCCAAAAGGCTACTGCAGCGAAACACAGATTATCGCTCTTGTTCTTTCCATGGATCAGGAGAATGATCCCGATATTCTGGCAATGATAGGTGCCTCCGCAGCTCTTGAAATATCTGACATCCCTTTTGCCGGACCTATTGCATCTGTTCGAGTCGGCAGAATAGACGGCAAGCTTTTAATCAACCCTTCAATAAGTGAATACGAACTCTGCGATATCAATATTATTGTAGCTGGTTCTGAAACCGGAATTGTAATGGTAGAAGGCGGTGGTAACGTAGTCAATGAAGCAGATATGCTGGAGGCTATATTTTACGGGCATGAGGCATTAAAACCGATAGTTGATATGCAAAAGAAGCTAAAATCAAGCAATGGAGTTCAAAAACGTTTATTTGTCCTTCCTGAAAAAGACAAGGATCTTGTCAATAAAATCGTTCCTGAAGCATCCTCGCAGCTACTTGATATCCTTATGATTCCCGGCAAACAAGACCGCAACAAATCTCTTAGCGTTTTCAAGTCTGATAGCTTTGCAAAACTCGGCGATGATTTTACTGAACGCAAGGATGAAGTATATGAGATATATAATGACTTAATTAAATCAATTATGCGAGATCTTATCCTTAAGGAAGGGCGCAGGATAGACAACAGAAGATTTGATGAAATAAGGTCTGTTTCCTGTGAAGTCGGAGTGCTGCCCAGGCCTCACGGAAGCGCCCTGTTTACCAGGGGGGAAACTCAGGTATTAGGAGTGTTAACCCTTGGTTCGGGTCGTGATGAGCAGCGGGTGGAAACTTTAAGCGGGGAAGAATCCAGACCGTTTATGCTTCATTACAATTTTCCCCCTTATTCAGTTGGAGAGGCAAAACGCTTTATGGGCCCAAGCCGTAGAGATATAGGCCATGGCGGGCTGTCAACAAGAGCTATTGAAAAGGTTTTGCCGCCCAAGGAAGAATTTGATTATACTATTCGAATTGTTTCAGAGGTGATGGAGTCTAACGGCTCTTCATCCATGGGGACCGTATGTGCGGGTATTCTGGCCCTGATGGATGGCGGGGTTCCCATAAAGGCCCCGGTTGCAGGCATTGCAATGGGCCTTGTAAAGGATGGAGATAATGTGGTTATACTGTCCGACATTCTTGGGGATGAAGATCATGCCGGTGATATGGATTTTAAGGTGGCCGGCACATCTGAAGGCATAACCGCACTTCAAATGGATATTAAAATTCATGAGCTGTCAAAGAATATATTGGAAAAGGCTCTTGAACAAGCCCGTTTGGGGAGGCTTTTTATTCTTGACAGGATGCTGGAAGCATTGGAAAAGCCCAGGGACAACACCTCTCCCTATGCCCCCAGAATAATAACTATAAATATCAATCCTGATAAAATCCGGGATCTCATAGGGCCGGGCGGGAAAATGATCAGGGCGATTCAGAGTGAAACAAACACGCAAGTTGAGGTAGATGATACCGGTCTTGTTAAAATCGCTGCTTTTTCTCGGGAAGAATCGGATGCAGCTTTACAAGCGATAAAAGCTATTACAATGGAACCGGAGGTAGGGGCAATTTACGAAGGCAAAGTAGTGAAAATCATGGATTTTGGCGCATTTGTCCAGATAATGCCCGGCTGTGACGGTCTTGTACATATTTCACAACTTGCCACGCAGAGGGTTGCAAAGGTTTCAGACATTGTTAAGGAAGGCGACATAATTAAAGTCAAGGTTCTCGAAGTTTCAAATGACGGGAAGATACGCCTGAGCCGCAAGGCTGTTCTGGAAGAAGAACAGGTTTAA
- the dut gene encoding dUTP diphosphatase yields the protein MNHAPIIKILWLRQDLLEDIPLPCYMTPQSAGMDICAAVEKEIIVETGGIALIPTGFAMAIPTGFEAQIRPRSGLAVKHGIGLINSPGTIDADYRGEVMIPVINLGKKDYTIYRGDRIAQMVIKRVYQACLQVVEHLDETIRNNGGFGHTGL from the coding sequence ATGAACCACGCCCCTATAATTAAAATACTCTGGTTAAGGCAGGACCTGCTTGAGGATATTCCTCTTCCCTGCTATATGACACCCCAGTCAGCAGGGATGGATATATGCGCAGCTGTAGAAAAAGAGATCATTGTTGAAACAGGAGGGATTGCCCTGATACCCACCGGGTTTGCCATGGCCATCCCTACTGGGTTTGAAGCACAGATCCGCCCGAGAAGCGGGCTGGCTGTAAAGCATGGCATAGGGCTCATTAATTCACCAGGCACGATAGATGCTGACTATCGTGGCGAGGTGATGATTCCGGTTATTAATTTAGGTAAAAAGGATTACACTATTTATAGAGGCGACAGGATTGCCCAGATGGTCATTAAAAGGGTATATCAGGCCTGCTTGCAGGTTGTTGAGCACTTGGACGAAACAATCCGCAACAACGGAGGCTTCGGTCATACTGGATTGTAA
- a CDS encoding MBL fold metallo-hydrolase: MYGNGHNLSACMLASGSKGNAIFVSDGSTSILIDAGLSGIEIERRLKSKGLCPDDLDAILVSHEHADHINGVGVLSRRFDLPVFISKQTCKAASSQIGNVRDIVNFESGISFLINTLTIHPFSISHDAEDPVGFTINRDKTKIGIATDLGIATSMVKEHLRDCSLLILEANHDTDMLINGPYPWELKQRIKNRTGHLSNEESKNLLKEVRHDKLQHVILAHISETNNTSEKALNAVGPALTNYNSRISAATQHESGALIHLK, encoded by the coding sequence ATGTATGGTAACGGCCATAACCTTTCAGCATGTATGCTGGCGAGCGGCAGCAAGGGCAACGCAATATTTGTTTCCGACGGTTCCACCTCTATACTTATTGATGCCGGCCTTTCAGGAATAGAAATCGAACGCAGGTTAAAATCAAAAGGGCTTTGCCCTGACGATCTTGATGCTATTCTGGTATCCCATGAACATGCCGACCACATAAATGGTGTGGGGGTTCTTTCGCGCCGATTTGATTTACCCGTTTTTATCAGCAAGCAAACCTGTAAGGCCGCTTCATCACAAATAGGGAATGTCCGGGACATTGTAAACTTTGAAAGCGGCATATCCTTTTTGATAAACACACTGACAATCCATCCCTTTTCAATATCACACGATGCAGAGGATCCCGTTGGTTTTACTATAAACCGTGACAAAACAAAAATCGGGATCGCAACCGACCTCGGGATAGCAACCTCAATGGTTAAAGAGCATCTAAGAGACTGCTCATTATTAATCCTCGAAGCCAATCATGATACAGACATGCTGATAAACGGCCCTTATCCATGGGAATTAAAACAACGGATTAAAAACAGAACCGGTCACCTTTCCAACGAAGAGTCTAAAAATCTTTTAAAGGAGGTGCGGCACGACAAACTTCAACATGTGATTTTAGCCCATATAAGCGAAACAAATAATACCTCTGAAAAAGCCTTAAATGCTGTAGGGCCGGCGCTGACAAATTACAACAGCCGGATTAGCGCTGCAACCCAGCATGAGTCAGGAGCTCTTATACATCTCAAGTAG